Sequence from the Acuticoccus sp. I52.16.1 genome:
ACCATGCCGGTGCGAAGACGCACCCGGTCGAGCGTCTTCTGCGTGCCGTCGAGCGGCATGCCGCAGACGGTGAGCGCCCCCTCCTCGAAGCGCTCCAGCCCGTTGATGCAGCGGATGAGCGTCGACTTGCCCGATCCCGACGGGCCGCACAGCACCATCCGCTCGCCGGGGGCGAGGCCGAGGTCGATGTCGCGCAGGACGTGGTGCGCGCCGAACCACTTGTTGAGAGCGCGCATCTCGACGATGGGGCCCTCGGCCCGTGCCGTGCTCATCGCTCGGCCCTCCGTTTGCGGGCATTCGCCTGCCGCTCGATCGACCGCCCGTAGGCCGCCAGCGCCGAGCAGATGACGAAATAGAGGGCGAAGACGAAGATGTAGCCCTCCATGCCGTAGCGCACCCAGTTGGGGTCCTGCAGCGCCGTCTTGGTCGCGCCGAGCACGTCGAACAGGCCCAGGATGGAGAAGAAGGTGGTGTTCTTGAAGGCGCGGATGATGTCGTTGAAGAGCGCCGGGGTGGAGATCGCCATCGCCTGCGGCAGCACCACCTTGCGCATCCGCAGCCAGTAGCCGATGCCGAGTGCGCGCGCCGCCTCGTCCTGCCCCGCCGGCACCGCTTGCAGGCCGCCGCGCACCACCTCCGCCGCATAGGCGGCGAAGAAGACGATCATGCCCACCTCGGCGCGGATCAGCTTGTCGACGTTCATCCAGTCGGGCGTGAAGAGCGGCAGGATGAGGGCCGCGAAGAACAAGACGACGAGCAGCGGGATGCCGCGCACCACGTCGATCGTCAGGATCGACAGCCAGCGCACCGCCGGGAGTTGCGAGCGGCGGCCGAGCGCCAGCAGGATCGCGAGCGGCAGGCCGCCCGCGACCGTGCCGCCGAAGATGAGGAAGGTCAGCGGTAACCCGCCCCAGAGGTCGGTGCCGACTGGCGACAGGCCGAAGACGCCGCCCTTCATGAGGACGATGGAGCCCGCGAACAGCGCCAGCCAGCCGAGGATCTTGGCACGCGACGGCACCAGGCGGGAGGCCGACAGCACCGCCCACACGATCCAGATCGCGACGATGAGCGCGCCGCGCCAATGCTCGTCGTAGGGGTACGAGCCGAACAGCATGACGCGGTATTTTTCCGGCACCACGGCCCAGCAGGCGCCGGCGGCGTCGCGGCAGGCGGCACCGTCTCCGGGGGCGTACCACACGGCGTGGACGAGGCCCCACATGACGATCTGGTAGCCGAGGCCCAGCGCGATCACGGCCAGGATGACCGTGGCGACGCTGGTCAGCGGCCCGCCGAAGAGGCGGCGGAGCTGGACGGCGAGGCCGCGCGCGGCCACCGGCGCCTCGCGCGGCGGGGTCGACGAGGGGCGGGCGTAGGATCCGGGAGCGGCGAGGGACATCAGCGCTCCTTGATCTGCACGAGGGCGTTCAGCACGTTGGCGCACGCCGAGATGGTGAGGGAGATCACGAGGTAGACCGCCGCCATGACGCACAGCACCTCGATGGTGCGGCCGCTGTAGGTCAGCATCGTGTTGGACACGCTGAAGAGCTCCGGATAGCCGACCGCGACGCCGAGCGAGGAGTTCTTCACCAGCGAGACGTACTGCGCCGAGAGCGGGGGAATGATGACCCGCAGCGCCTGCGGGGCGACGACGCGGCGGTAGAGGTCCGCGCGCGGCAGGCCGATGGCGTTGGCCGCCTCGATCTGCCCCGAATCGACGCTGGCGAGGCCGCCGCGGACGATCTCGGCGATGAACGCCGCGATGTAGAACGAGAGGCCGAAGTAGATGGCGAGGAACTCGGGCGAGAGCGTCACCCCGCCGCGATAGTTGAAGCCCTTCAGCGCCGGCACGCTCCACCCGGCCGGGAAACCCGCCAGCGCCCACACCGCGACGGGCGGCACGAGGACCACGGCCGCCAGCACGAGGCGCGCCAGCGGGACACGGCGCCCGGTGCGTCGTCGCCGCCGGTCGAACGCGCGCGACAGGACGACCGCGGCGGCGATCCCGGCCGCGAGCGCCACCGCCACCCACATGAGGGTCGTCCCGTCCGCCGGCGCCGGCAGCGTCAGCCCGCGGTTGGAGGCGAAGCCGAGGCCGGCGAGCGACAGCGCGTCACGCGGCGAGGGGAGCGTCGCGAAGAAGGTGTACCAGAAGATGATCTGAACGAGCTGCGGCGTGTTGCGGAAGAGCTCGACGTAGACCCGCGCCACCCCCTCGACCAGCGGATTGGCCGACAGGCGCATGAGGCCGAACGCGGTGCCCAGCAGCGTCGCGGCGAGGATGCTGACGGCCGACAGCGCCAGCGTGTTGCCGAGCCCGACGCCCAGCGCCGCGAGGTAGGTCTCGCCCGCCTCGAAATGGAAGAAGCCCTCGCCGAGCGCGAACGGCGCCGAGGAGAGGAGATAGCCGAAACCCGACGTCATCCCCCGCGCGTCGAGCGCACTGCGCGCGTTGAGGGCGAGGAGCACGATCACGGCGACGATGCCGAGGACGAGCGCGCTCTGCCACAGCGTCGCCCTCAGGTTCTCGCGCCGGAATGGCGCCGCCAGGGCGCCGCCATTCGTCTTGGAAAATGTCGGCAAGGACATGGATCCTTCGGGTTTCGTCGCCGGCTCAGAACGGCGGCGAGTAGATGAGGCCGCCGTCGCCGTGCTGGGCGTTGATGCCGCGCTCCAGCTTGAGCGCCGACCCCATGCCGACGTTGCGCTCGAACACCTCGCCGTAGTTACCGACCTGCTTGACGACATTATAGGCCCAGTCCGGCTCCAGCCCGAGGCCGCCTGCGTCACCGTCGACACCCAGGAGGCGCTGCACGGCCGGGTCCTCGCTGGTCTCCTTCATCTCGTCGACGTTCTCGGACGTGACGCCGCTCTCCTCGGCCTGGAACATCGCGTAGACCACCCAGGTGACGATGTCGCGCCACTGCGGGTCGTCCTGGCGCACCACCGGGCCCATCGGGTCCTTGCCGAAGATCTGCTTCAGGATGACGTAGTCGTCCGGGTTCGGGGCGACCGCGGCGCGGGTCGAGGAGAGGCCCGAGGTCGACTGCACGGCGACGTCGCAGCGCCCGCCGAAGAAGGCGGTGTTGATCTCCTTCTGGTCCTCCAGCACGACGAGCGACAGCTCGATGCCGAAGGTCTTCTGGATGTCGGCGACGACGCGCTCGGAGGTCGAGCCGGGGCGCACGCACACGCTGGCGCCGTCGAGGTCGGCCACCTCGGTCACGCCGAGCTCCTTGGAGAGCATCAGGCCCTGTCCGTCGTAGAAGGTGGCGGAGACGAAATCGAGGCCGAGGTCGGTGTCGCGCGCGCGGGTCCAGGTGGTGTTGGCGACGGTCATGTCGACCTCGCCGGTCTGGAGCGCGGTCAGCCGGGTCTGATTGTTGGTCTTGAGGAACTTGACCTTTCCGGCGTCGCCCAGGACCGCGGCGGCGACCGCCCGGCAGGTGTCGATGTCGAGGCCGTTCCACTCGCCGCGGCTGTCGACGGCGGAGAAGCCGGGGCGGCTGCCGTTGACGGCGCAGGTGACGACGTCGGCCGCGCGCACGTCCTCCAGCGTCGTGGCGTGCGCGGCGCCGGTCGCGAGCGTCGCCAGCGCGGTGCAGGCGGCGATGAGACCGCGTGTCGATCGATTGGCCATCATTTCTTCTCCATACCTTCGAGGGTGTCGGTCTCATCGTCGGCCTGGGTGCCGGAGCGCCGCGAGTCTTCGAACTCGAGGCGCATCGCCAGGCCGCGGGCGAGGTGTTCGCGCATCAGGTTGCGCGCCGCGTCCTCGTCCCGCGCCTCGATCGCGGCAGCGATCTCGATGTGCTCGTGCAGGATCGAGTGGACGAGGGAGTGCGCGAAGTAGCGCGGCAGATGGAAGGCGAGGCGGAAGCGCAGGCGCATCACCCGCACCATCTCGCTGAGCGCGTAGTTGTCGGCCGAACTCAGCAGGCCGTTGTGGAAGTCGGTGCCGACGTCGTCGATCTCGCGCGGGGTGAAGGCGGAGGGGTCGCGCGCCATCACCCGCATGCGCGCGATGCAGGTGGAGAGCGCCGCACTGGGGCCGTTGCGGGCGGCGAGCGCGGCGGCGGTGTCCTCCAGCGCGGCGCGCACGGCGTAGACGTCGGCCAGATCGGATGACGTGAGGTGGCGCACGAAGGTGCCGCGCGCCGGCTTCACCGCGACGACGCCCTCCGATTCGAGCTGGCGCAGCGCTTCGCGCACCGGCATCCGCCCCATCCCGAGCGCGTCGGCGAGCTTGCGCTCCGACAGCGGCGTCTGCGGTGTCAACGACCCGCCGAAGATCAGCTCGACGAGGCGGCTATAGGCGCGATCACGCTCGAATTCGAACCCGCTCATGGACAGTCCTCTTGGCCCGAGAAGATTGGTCTACTGGTATACCGGTTGACAAGGGCATAGTGTAAGCAATTGTGCCGAAAGGGTATGCACGGTGCCTGGAGACGATCCGGCGCCAAGCCCACCCCCTCCCCGACCGCCTTTTTCCGCGAGGTTCGACCCCCTATGGACGCTCACGCTCCCAGCCTCTGGTGGACCGCCGTTCCGCCCGCGCCGTGCGAGACCCCGGAGGCGTTTCGCGCGCAGTTTCCCGCGCTGGAGCGGTGGACCTACCTCAACACCGCGTCGGTCGGGGTGATGTCGGCGCGGGCGGCGGACCGGGCGAAACGCGTGGTCGAGGCGATCTCGCTGGGCGACTTCTCCAAGGAGGAGGCGTCGCCGATGCTGGCTTCGGCGCGGGCCGGGTTCGGCGGCCTCGTCGGCGCGGCGGCGGACCAGGTGGGCGTCGTCAAGAACGTGTCGGACGGGCTCAACGCGCTGGCGACGGCGGTGCCCGGCGAGGGCGGTAACGTCGTCGTCTGCACGGCGATGGAGCATCCGAACAACATCTACCTGTGGCAGAAGATGGCCGCCGCCGGGGTCGAGATCCGCGACGTGCCGGCCGAGGACGGGCACATCCCCGCGCACGCGATGGCCGCCGCGATCGACGCCGAGACGCGCATCGTCACCGCCTCATCGGTGACCTTCACACCCGGCTTCCGCACCGATCTGGCGACCATCGGCCGGGCGGCGCGCGAGCGGGGCGCGTTCTTCCTGGTCGACGCGGTGCAGAGCTGCGGCGTCGTCGAGCACGATCTCGAGGCGGAATTCATCGACGGCCTCGTCACCTCGACGACGAAGAACCTCCTCGGCTCGGCGGGTCTCGGCTTCGTCGCGGTGGCGCGGCCG
This genomic interval carries:
- a CDS encoding amino acid ABC transporter permease; this encodes MSLAAPGSYARPSSTPPREAPVAARGLAVQLRRLFGGPLTSVATVILAVIALGLGYQIVMWGLVHAVWYAPGDGAACRDAAGACWAVVPEKYRVMLFGSYPYDEHWRGALIVAIWIVWAVLSASRLVPSRAKILGWLALFAGSIVLMKGGVFGLSPVGTDLWGGLPLTFLIFGGTVAGGLPLAILLALGRRSQLPAVRWLSILTIDVVRGIPLLVVLFFAALILPLFTPDWMNVDKLIRAEVGMIVFFAAYAAEVVRGGLQAVPAGQDEAARALGIGYWLRMRKVVLPQAMAISTPALFNDIIRAFKNTTFFSILGLFDVLGATKTALQDPNWVRYGMEGYIFVFALYFVICSALAAYGRSIERQANARKRRAER
- a CDS encoding amino acid ABC transporter permease, which codes for MPTFSKTNGGALAAPFRRENLRATLWQSALVLGIVAVIVLLALNARSALDARGMTSGFGYLLSSAPFALGEGFFHFEAGETYLAALGVGLGNTLALSAVSILAATLLGTAFGLMRLSANPLVEGVARVYVELFRNTPQLVQIIFWYTFFATLPSPRDALSLAGLGFASNRGLTLPAPADGTTLMWVAVALAAGIAAAVVLSRAFDRRRRRTGRRVPLARLVLAAVVLVPPVAVWALAGFPAGWSVPALKGFNYRGGVTLSPEFLAIYFGLSFYIAAFIAEIVRGGLASVDSGQIEAANAIGLPRADLYRRVVAPQALRVIIPPLSAQYVSLVKNSSLGVAVGYPELFSVSNTMLTYSGRTIEVLCVMAAVYLVISLTISACANVLNALVQIKER
- a CDS encoding amino acid ABC transporter substrate-binding protein, producing the protein MMANRSTRGLIAACTALATLATGAAHATTLEDVRAADVVTCAVNGSRPGFSAVDSRGEWNGLDIDTCRAVAAAVLGDAGKVKFLKTNNQTRLTALQTGEVDMTVANTTWTRARDTDLGLDFVSATFYDGQGLMLSKELGVTEVADLDGASVCVRPGSTSERVVADIQKTFGIELSLVVLEDQKEINTAFFGGRCDVAVQSTSGLSSTRAAVAPNPDDYVILKQIFGKDPMGPVVRQDDPQWRDIVTWVVYAMFQAEESGVTSENVDEMKETSEDPAVQRLLGVDGDAGGLGLEPDWAYNVVKQVGNYGEVFERNVGMGSALKLERGINAQHGDGGLIYSPPF
- a CDS encoding GntR family transcriptional regulator, encoding MSGFEFERDRAYSRLVELIFGGSLTPQTPLSERKLADALGMGRMPVREALRQLESEGVVAVKPARGTFVRHLTSSDLADVYAVRAALEDTAAALAARNGPSAALSTCIARMRVMARDPSAFTPREIDDVGTDFHNGLLSSADNYALSEMVRVMRLRFRLAFHLPRYFAHSLVHSILHEHIEIAAAIEARDEDAARNLMREHLARGLAMRLEFEDSRRSGTQADDETDTLEGMEKK
- a CDS encoding aminotransferase class V-fold PLP-dependent enzyme, with amino-acid sequence MDAHAPSLWWTAVPPAPCETPEAFRAQFPALERWTYLNTASVGVMSARAADRAKRVVEAISLGDFSKEEASPMLASARAGFGGLVGAAADQVGVVKNVSDGLNALATAVPGEGGNVVVCTAMEHPNNIYLWQKMAAAGVEIRDVPAEDGHIPAHAMAAAIDAETRIVTASSVTFTPGFRTDLATIGRAARERGAFFLVDAVQSCGVVEHDLEAEFIDGLVTSTTKNLLGSAGLGFVAVARPWIERLTPVYVSRYGVARGSGHESEIESAPFAFDPTASRFEVGNHNWPAIAAADVAIGEIAALGLGPIARHATELADALRDGLEAEGFAVNRPRDPALRTQMVTLGVRGAGTAYETDDRRLNTMAQALREAKVRFSIRRGLVRFGVHGFNDARDVETVLRVARDVA